One stretch of Armigeres subalbatus isolate Guangzhou_Male chromosome 2, GZ_Asu_2, whole genome shotgun sequence DNA includes these proteins:
- the LOC134218372 gene encoding uncharacterized protein LOC134218372 yields MSARSGGPPSGDDPPPRPQKLHRRIDGSYTGRTLPTYMDPRNERGELMVLRLEGVNGASLPAAPFLIKKSVHQFLGANIDSAFPEGGGRSYALKVRNPGHFEKLLTMAKLNNGTPVKVIPHPVHNTVKCIVYCRDVIDLPEEELLEELKEQNVIQIHRITRNAGQQRENTPLLVVTLSGTSRPEHIFFGFLRCPTRPYYPSPMQCFNCWDFGHTKTRCKASKATCGNCSGFHPIAEDKRCDLSPFCSKCSSGQHPRKSRACPAYRLENDVQRIKVDRDCTYPEARRILQLEKSGEPTYAEVANAGQTSRRNSARRVPEESSQQGGPIQPTMATLLAALAEKDERIRKLEAMMEESLRRNAELQDKLDKIINSQLLQTAATPQSIGIDEIDLMDDTLTSVEKPEGPSPALNSSSTEVEPTPQTLSKADSQDTSRISPDLVFLSPLPIKERVNSGDVTPKRSATAERSAHSTPTSVTKARVSPQTSGPRIAGKRNIASTSPDPTTEPKSIPKTQRLNAKNSGSTAK; encoded by the coding sequence AAAAACTTCATAGGAGGATAGATGGAAGTTACACCGGTCGGACGCTTCCGACTTACATGGATCCGCGCAACGAGAGGGGTGAGCTGATGGTGCTTCGTCTTGAAGGAGTGAACGGAGCATCGTTACCTGCCGCCCCGTTCTTAATCAAAAAGTCCGTTCATCAATTCCTGGGAGCGAATATCGACTCCGCTTTCCCTGAAGGCGGTGGCCGGTCATACGCCCTCAAAGTGAGAAATCCTGGGCACTTTGAGAAGTTGCTGACCATGGCTAAGTTAAACAACGGAACCCCTGTCAAGGTAATCCCCCACCCGGTCCATAACACGGTAAAATGTATAGTTTACTGTCGAGACGTGATTGACCTACCTGAGGAAGAGTTACTGGAAGAACTGAAAGAACAAAATGTTATCCAGATCCACCGGATCACAAGGAATGCTGGCCAGCAAAGAGAGAATACTCCCCTCCTCGTCGTCACGCTTAGCGGGACCTCAAGACCGGAACACATTTTCTTCGGTTTCTTGAGGTGCCCCACTCGACCCTACTATCCGTCTCCCATGCAGTGCTTCAACTGTTGGGATTTCGGTCACACAAAGACAAGATGTAAAGCCTCTAAAGCCACGTGTGGGAACTGCTCGGGTTTCCACCCGATCGCAGAGGACAAAAGATGCGACTTGTCGCCCTTTTGCTCCAAGTGTAGCAGTGGCCAGCACCCCCGCAAAAGCAGAGCCTGCCCAGCGTATAGATTGGAGAACGATGTCCAGCGGATAAAGGTCGACCGGGACTGTACCTACCCCGAAGCGCGACGCATCCTGCAGCTGGAAAAGAGTGGAGAGCCAACGTACGCTGAAGTCGCCAATGCAGGTCAAACCTCTAGGAGGAACTCTGCGCGGCGGGTGCCCGAAGAGAGCTCTCAGCAAGGTGGACCAATTCAACCGACTATGGCTACACTACTTGCCGCCCTCGCCGAAAAGGACGAGAGAATCCGAAAACTGGAAGCCATGATGGAGGAAAGCCTCCGAAGGAATGCCGAGCTCCAAGATAAACTGGACAAAATTATAAACAGCCAGCTCCTTCAAACAGCAGCAACTCCCCAATCAATCGGAATTGATGAAATCGACTTGATGGACGACACACTCACGTCCGTCGAGAAACCGGAAGGGCCCAGCCCTGCCCTTAACAGCTCCTCTACCGAAGTCGAACCCACCCCTCAGACCCTATCCAAAGCTGACTCCCAAGATACTTCTCGGATCTCCCCTGACCTTGTTTTCCTCTCACCCCTCCCCATCAAGGAGAGAGTGAACTCAGGTGACGTTACGCCGAAACGATCGGCAACAGCAGAACGATCTGCACACTCGACACCCACCAGTGTCACTAAAGCGCGGGTATCTCCTCAAACTTCCGGCCCCAGGATCGCCGGGAAGAGGAATATCGCTAGCACGTCGCCAGATCCAACCACCGAGCCCAAGAGTATCCCAAAAACCCAACGGCTTAACGCCAAGAACAGCGGTTCTACCGCTAAATAA